One segment of Plasmodium vivax chromosome 14, whole genome shotgun sequence DNA contains the following:
- a CDS encoding AAA family ATPase, putative (encoded by transcript PVX_123055A), which produces MISTTIRNRIHKIISGNKLILENEDNQTNLKNVVNNCTLIENALRKEFLEYRRLPRNKLNALIIDVLKKTFEGDGASKGGGISGKAFQGSCGSRGENDQRGEHDQHSQHDHHDRNDDTRQPREPDEGPSATKGKKKKKRDEQPSQDGSKKAKGDLLQMGERSKKERVKEKKNPNVSSAKEKDTSQKDSAKEQSYLAQHLLKEVKKNIEADTNLRNYKGIKNIKKDIFYSIIYPHKFREGNFSTIVNISGISGSGKTTLSYAIGGECDCPFFYLKLPEYIKYISNDSKNNKLKLIFEQIKNEYDEAILCIDDIDVILSSKEDSTDLYLFTYLLSLFDNSNVLVLLLSVSKPYDSVLYTKIKKFISIPIPTYEDRVEILEFMAEELSLTFDAKYAATLTYGFHRGHLYDIANESMNLCLYDQVHAGGLTGVSSEIGVASPERDSIEKPQSEVPPPGGAATQRADSPSKDAPLPNGESICEAHHTEVPPTGGADEACDSKGDATTTFYAHTVPPTQRNETNLKRKERSGEATTYKVKRPKMSCRKINQEIIDQSVRNIKKKMTTQNICEVPNINLDNIGSLKRIKKVLETKFILPVKYANIYKHLGIKKSMGILLYGPPGCGKTMLAKAISNEMKANFIAIKGPEILNKYVGESEKKVREIFSYASIYKPCLIFFDEIDSICINRANNKAAAASDRIVNQLLTEMDGLSQRESVYIIATTNRPDIIDKALLRSGRFDQLIYISLPKYQGRIDILRKLAKNMPLHADVDFAKISRLTKGYSGADLYGVLRESAFIALQECRDKIDLLNSGLSSAGDATQHCREADAFCRDTSDEPPFVKRENGDAATEAGSSNRTTGPFDGCAKMPSQCSVATMDQSQVGECTQQGAKHTDAHLCFPLRNLTDSPSYDEASAEANTPERSKILSCHPLSVEEVTKMTDLTNERGTSQTEKTTSLLFINPDGRVNLADEPNEQSKRKQKCLPSQQVELRRMKKLNFLRGDDNLSMENNRMYEINNLKNKAISEKDKNNLIYEFIQRNKNILTISQRHIVLAVKMVPRSVTSKQMKYYKEISKKFK; this is translated from the coding sequence ATGATATCCACGACGATACGGAACAGAATACACAAAATAATCTCGGGCAACAAGCTGATCCtcgaaaatgaagataacCAAACGAACCTGAAAAACGTTGTTAACAACTGCACGCTGATAGAGAATGCCCTGCGCAAAGAATTCCTGGAGTACAGACGGCTCCCCAGGAACAAACTGAACGCCCTCATTATCGACGTTTTGAAGAAAACGTTTGAAGGGGATGGCgcctccaagggggggggcatTTCTGGCAAGGCCTTCCAGGGAAGTTGCGGTTCACGCGGTGAGAACGATCAGCGCGGTGAGCACGATCAGCACAGTCAGCATGACCATCACGACCGTAACGATGATACGCGGCAGCCGCGCGAGCCAGACGAAGGGCCGTCGGCcaccaaggggaaaaaaaaaaaaaaacgggacGAACAGCCATCCCAAGATGGAAGTAAAAAGGCTAAAGGAGACTTACTACAAATGGGAGAgcgcagcaaaaaggaaagagtgaaagaaaaaaaaaatccaaacgTCAGCTCagcaaaggagaaggacaCCTCCCAAAAGGACAGCGCGAAGGAACAAAGCTACTTAGCACAGCATCTCCTGaaggaggttaaaaaaaacatcgaaGCAGATACCAATTTACGGAACtataaaggaataaaaaatatcaaaaaggATATTTTTTACAGCATAATTTACCCCCATAAATTTAGGGAGGGCAATTTCAGCACAATTGTTAACATCAGCGGAATCAGTGGGTCAGGAAAAACCACATTATCGTATGCCATAGGCGGAGAATGTGactgtccatttttttaccttaaatTGCCAGAATATATAAAGTACATTTCCAAtgatagtaaaaataataagttaaaattaatttttgagCAAATAAAGAACGAGTATGATGAGGCCATCCTATGCATAGACGATATTGATGTTATCCTTTCGTCCAAAGAAGATTCTACAGATTTGTATCTCTTCACATATCTGCTGAGCCTCTTTGACAACTCAAATGTTCTTGTGCTTTTACTAAGTGTGAGCAAACCGTATGACAGTGTACTGtacacaaaaattaaaaaatttatctcTATACCTATCCCTACGTATGAAGATCGGGTGGAAATTCTCGAATTCATGGCGGAAGAGTTGTCCCTCACATTTGATGCGAAATACGCAGCAACGTTAACGTACGGCTTTCATCGGGGGCACCTCTACGATATTGCAAACGAGTCGATGAATCTGTGCTTATATGACCAAGTGCACGCGGGGGGGTTAACCGGGGTAAGCAGCGAGATAGGCGTAGCCTCCCCTGAGAGGGACTCCATTGAGAAGCCCCAATCGGAGGTACCACCTCCGGGGGGTGCGGCCACCCAGCGTGCAGATTCACCTTCGAAAGACGCCCCCCTTCCAAACGGAGAAAGCATTTGCGAGGCTCACCACACGGAAGTACCCCCAACCGGAGGTGCAGATGAAGCGTGCGACTCGAAAGGGGATGCCACCACGACGTTTTACGCCCATACGGTTCCCCCGACGCAGAGAAACGAAACAAacctgaagaggaaggaacGGAGCGGAGAAGCTACCACGTACAAAGTGAAAAGACCAAAAATGAGCTGCCGAAAAATAAACCAAGAAATTATTGACCAAAGtgtaagaaatataaaaaaaaaaatgactacGCAGAATATATGTGAAGTGCCAAATATTAACTTGGACAATATTGGCTCCTTGAAAAGGATCAAAAAAGTGTTAGAAACGAAATTCATCCTACCAGtgaaatatgcaaatatttacaaacatttagggataaaaaaaagcatggGAATATTACTTTATGGCCCTCCAGGATGTGGAAAAACGATGCTTGCCAAAGCTATAAGTAACGAAATGAAGGCGAATTTTATAGCTATTAAGGGACCCgaaattttgaataaatatgtGGGGGAGAGTGAGAAAAAAGTGagagaaatattttcctaCGCATCTATTTACAAGCCTTGCCTCATCTTTTTCGACGAAATTGACAGTATTTGCATTAACAGGGCAAACAACAAAGCTGCTGCAGCATCAGATCGAATTGTAAACCAACTGCTCACCGAAATGGATGGCCTCTCCCAAAGGGAAAGCGTCTACATCATTGCTACGACGAACAGACCAGATATAATCGACAAGGCATTGCTAAGAAGTGGCAGGTTTGATCAACTTATTTACATTTCTTTACCAAAATATCAAGGACGAATTGATATTTTGAGaaagctagccaaaaataTGCCCCTGCATGCTGATGTAGATTTTGCCAAAATTTCGCGCCTCACCAAGGGTTATAGCGGGGCCGACTTGTACGGAGTTCTGCGAGAAAGTGCTTTCATCGCTCTCCAGGAGTGTCGAGATAAAATCGATTTGTTGAACTCGGGTTTGTCCAGCGCCGGTGATGCAACACAGCACTGCCGCGAAGCAGATGCCTTTTGCAGGGATACATCCGATGAGCCCCCCTTTGTGAAACGCGAAAATGGTGACGCTGCTACGGAAGCCGGAAGTAGCAATCGCACGACAGGCCCCTTCGATGGATGCGCAAAAATGCCCAGTCAGTGTAGCGTGGCGACTATGGATCAAAGCCAAGTTGGGGAATGCACCCAACAGGGGGCCAAGCACACTGATGCTCATTTGTGTTTCCCACTGCGTAATCTTACTGACTCACCCTCATACGATGAGGCTAGCGCGGAAGCAAACACACCGGAGCGAAGCAAAATTTTGTCGTGTCACCCCCTCTCTGTCGAGGAGGTGACCAAAATGACCGACTTAACAAACGAGAGGGGAACCTCCCAAACGGAGAAGACGACCAGTTTGCTCTTCATTAATCCCGATGGTAGAGTCAACTTAGCAGATGAGCCAAACGAACAatcgaaaaggaaacaaaaatgtcTGCCATCCCAGCAAGTTGAATTAAgacgaatgaaaaaattgaatttccTACGCGGTGATGATAACCTTTCCATGGAAAATAATCGGATGTACGaaattaacaatttaaaaaacaaagccaTAAGTGAGAAAGACAAGAATAACTTAATTTATGAGTTCATTCAAAGGAATAAAAACATACTGACGATTAGCCAAAGGCACATCGTGCTGGCGGTCAAGATGGTCCCACGCAGCGTTACCAGTAAGCAGATGAAATATTACAAGGAAATAAGTAAGAAGTTTAAGTGA
- a CDS encoding hypothetical protein, conserved (encoded by transcript PVX_123060A) codes for MKKDREPIDEDEMRITSTGRMTNYVNYGAKILGEEDKKSLKIKATGNAIGKAVTLAEIIKRRFKGLHQITRCGSTVITDQYVSGQDNNEHVVQEKTVSFIDILLSRDQLDVKDAGYQPPLDEKYVKEMSPEEIVNTRPFRGRGFRPRFFRGFRGGRGGFMRRGGYRPFGDRMYEGRNSFRGGRGYGGSFGRGGYRSGGGMGVSGRGGFRGGFRGGRDGGYRGGRGGFRGGRGGFRGGRALS; via the coding sequence atgaagaaagatAGAGAGCCAATAGACGAAGATGAAATGAGAATCACGTCCACCGGAAGGATGACCAACTATGTGAACTATGGTGCCAAAATTTTAGGggaagaagataaaaaaagctTGAAAATAAAAGCCACGGGAAACGCCATCGGAAAAGCAGTAACTCTAGCGGAAATAATCAAAAGGAGATTTAAAGGGTTGCATCAGATTACCAGGTGCGGTAGTACAGTCATCACGGACCAGTACGTTAGTGGACAAGACAACAACGAACATGTTGTGCAAGAGAAAACCGTTTCTTTTATTGACATTCTGCTATCGAGAGATCAGTTAGATGTGAAAGACGCAGGCTACCAACCACCATTGGATGAGAAATATGTGAAAGAAATGTCACCTGAAGAAATTGTGAACACGAGACCATTTAGAGGAAGAGGATTCAGACCCAGATTCTTCCGTGGATTTAGAGGTGGCAGAGGTGGGTTCATGAGACGAGGTGGATATAGGCCATTTGGAGATAGAATGTATGAAGGTAGAAACAGCTTTAGAGGAGGCAGAGGATATGGTGGCAGTTTTGGTAGAGGTGGTTACAGATCTGGTGGCGGAATGGGCGTATCCGGAAGAGGCGGTTTCAGAGGAGGATTCCGTGGAGGCAGAGATGGCGGTTACCGCGGAGGTAGAGGTGGTTTCCGAGGTGGCAGAGGTGGCTTCAGAGGGGGCAGGGCTTTATCATAA